The following proteins are encoded in a genomic region of Bernardetia sp. MNP-M8:
- a CDS encoding FkbM family methyltransferase has protein sequence MLYKIANFYAAFFANKLFYKWNKLLFHCALRGLGIHNSQTRKRSGEESFLREILTQKTANKNLVVFDVGANVGNYSLYIKKINPNTDIYAFEPHPTTFQKLEKTASQHNFNAFNVGCGESKGKLTIYDYAQNDGSSHASLYKGVMEDIYKKESVATEVEIIPLDPFIENLITENKISQIDLLKIDTEGHELAVLKGAKSTLEKGIIKAIHFEFNSMNIISRTFFKDFMDLLPNYQFYRMLPDSLHKIEKYDPIYDEIFAFQNIVAFKK, from the coding sequence ATGCTTTACAAAATTGCCAATTTTTACGCTGCTTTCTTTGCAAACAAATTATTTTATAAATGGAATAAATTGTTGTTTCATTGTGCTTTACGTGGTTTAGGAATCCATAACTCACAAACAAGAAAGCGTTCTGGAGAAGAAAGTTTTTTAAGGGAAATTCTAACTCAAAAAACAGCTAACAAAAATCTAGTAGTTTTTGATGTAGGTGCAAATGTTGGAAATTATAGTTTGTATATCAAAAAAATAAATCCAAATACAGATATTTATGCTTTTGAGCCACATCCTACTACTTTTCAGAAATTAGAAAAAACGGCTTCTCAACATAATTTTAATGCTTTTAATGTAGGTTGTGGAGAATCTAAAGGAAAGCTAACTATTTATGATTATGCTCAAAATGATGGCTCTTCCCACGCTTCGCTTTACAAAGGTGTGATGGAAGATATTTATAAAAAAGAAAGTGTAGCAACAGAAGTAGAAATAATTCCCTTAGACCCTTTCATTGAAAACCTAATAACAGAGAACAAAATTTCTCAAATTGATTTATTAAAAATTGATACTGAAGGACACGAACTTGCTGTTTTGAAAGGTGCAAAATCTACGCTTGAAAAAGGAATAATCAAAGCAATTCATTTTGAATTTAATTCAATGAATATTATCAGTCGTACTTTCTTTAAAGATTTTATGGATTTACTGCCTAATTATCAATTTTATAGAATGCTACCCGATTCGCTTCATAAAATAGAAAAATACGACCCTATTTATGACGAAATTTTTGCTTTTCAAAATATTGTAGCATTTAAAAAATAA
- a CDS encoding flippase: MSNKNTFLGFDKKGLQKYGSNTIWLLVEKAIRFITGIWVGLLTVKYLGAAQYGKLEYTISFVFLMIPFASLGLNSILTRQLVADKENNLFYFGSAFWLRFFAAIFIILFLNSIGIITPSSIEEILPIALPSDSTERWLVFILSLNLFFNVSDLVTSHFQAQVRSHFIVKIQIFVILVSAALKLIGIWKEYSVLFFAVVLLIETILTAVGLFLMYFKTGEKVNKWKWNSPIAKVMLRDAMPLIFSGIAVSIYMRIDQIMIKQFLGDEASGYYGAAVRISEMWYFVPVVFAGSLFPAIVELQKNGNSEKYKKRMQQLFDFLLWSAIAIALPITFLSEWIIVDVLPYGKEFLPSAAVLSVHVWGGVFVATGVAGSRWLLAENKQVFNFLQTSLGAILNFVLNWYCIPKYGLLGAAYATVISYAVASFGCSFFLPQIFPLLKMHVLGILAPFRYLIILIRTLFK, from the coding sequence ATGTCTAATAAAAATACGTTTTTAGGTTTTGATAAAAAAGGACTTCAAAAATACGGTTCGAATACAATTTGGCTTTTAGTAGAAAAGGCAATTCGTTTTATTACAGGTATTTGGGTTGGACTTCTAACAGTCAAATATTTGGGTGCTGCACAATATGGAAAACTAGAATATACAATTAGTTTTGTGTTTCTGATGATTCCCTTTGCTAGTTTGGGATTAAATTCGATTCTTACTCGGCAGCTTGTAGCTGATAAAGAAAACAATCTTTTTTATTTCGGCTCTGCTTTTTGGCTGCGTTTTTTCGCTGCAATTTTTATTATTTTATTTCTAAACAGTATTGGGATTATTACTCCAAGTTCTATTGAAGAAATATTGCCGATTGCACTTCCTTCTGATTCTACTGAACGTTGGCTTGTTTTTATTCTTTCTCTCAATTTATTTTTTAATGTTAGTGATTTGGTGACTTCGCATTTTCAAGCACAAGTGCGTTCTCATTTTATTGTCAAAATTCAGATTTTTGTTATTTTAGTTAGTGCAGCTCTAAAGCTAATTGGAATTTGGAAAGAATATTCCGTTTTGTTTTTTGCTGTTGTTCTTTTGATAGAAACAATTTTAACAGCCGTTGGACTATTTTTGATGTACTTCAAAACAGGCGAAAAAGTAAATAAATGGAAATGGAATTCGCCGATTGCAAAAGTAATGTTAAGAGATGCAATGCCATTGATTTTTAGTGGAATTGCTGTTTCTATTTATATGCGAATTGACCAAATTATGATAAAACAGTTTTTGGGAGATGAAGCAAGTGGGTATTATGGTGCTGCTGTTCGGATTAGTGAGATGTGGTATTTTGTACCTGTTGTCTTTGCTGGGTCTCTTTTTCCTGCCATTGTAGAGCTTCAAAAAAATGGTAATAGTGAGAAATACAAAAAAAGAATGCAACAGCTTTTTGACTTTCTTTTATGGTCTGCCATTGCTATTGCACTTCCAATTACGTTTTTGAGCGAATGGATTATTGTAGATGTTTTACCTTATGGAAAAGAATTTTTGCCTTCTGCTGCTGTCCTTTCGGTTCACGTTTGGGGAGGTGTCTTTGTAGCAACTGGAGTGGCTGGAAGTCGTTGGCTATTGGCAGAAAACAAACAAGTTTTTAATTTTTTACAGACTTCTTTGGGTGCAATTCTTAATTTTGTATTGAATTGGTATTGTATTCCAAAATATGGTCTTTTGGGAGCTGCTTATGCGACTGTTATTTCGTATGCAGTAGCTTCTTTTGGGTGTAGTTTTTTTTTACCCCAAATTTTTCCATTACTTAAAATGCATGTCTTGGGTATTCTTGCTCCTTTTCGATATCTGATTATTTTGATTCGTACTCTTTTTAAATAA
- a CDS encoding DUF4174 domain-containing protein, which yields MKLPIYFIITLLFLLLSCKFMDNKTDLLANYKWKNRILVIFSDSKDNSLFQKQLQLFADNKEELKERDLIIFQVFKEEDTEKGITPHQKSISSFDIEQLKKRFDFSFGEDKNKFTVVLVGKDGETKLKTENEILTLEKLFGTIDAMPMRQSEMKKGKN from the coding sequence ATGAAACTACCTATTTATTTTATTATTACTTTACTTTTTCTACTTCTATCTTGTAAATTTATGGATAACAAAACTGATTTGCTTGCTAATTATAAATGGAAAAATCGTATTCTTGTTATTTTCTCTGATTCTAAAGACAATTCATTATTTCAAAAACAACTACAGCTTTTTGCTGACAATAAAGAAGAGTTGAAAGAACGAGACTTGATTATTTTTCAAGTTTTTAAAGAAGAAGATACAGAAAAAGGAATTACACCTCATCAAAAATCCATTTCTAGCTTTGATATTGAACAGTTAAAAAAACGATTTGATTTTTCTTTTGGAGAAGATAAAAATAAATTTACAGTTGTCTTAGTAGGAAAAGATGGAGAAACAAAGTTAAAAACAGAAAACGAAATCTTGACTTTAGAAAAACTCTTCGGAACTATTGATGCCATGCCGATGCGACAAAGTGAAATGAAAAAAGGTAAAAATTGA
- a CDS encoding HepT-like ribonuclease domain-containing protein: protein MSQSKTDLARIQSVLESMYEIESYVKGASHEDFLNNSMMRIATVKQLEIIGLIVEKVSDDLKDDYPQLHWEAIEKLHKVLVHEYLGINFELVWVTARKEIPVLKKQFELILSQIG, encoded by the coding sequence ATGAGTCAAAGCAAAACAGACTTAGCACGTATACAAAGTGTTTTGGAGTCTATGTATGAAATCGAAAGTTATGTAAAAGGAGCTTCTCATGAAGATTTTCTAAACAATTCGATGATGCGTATTGCGACCGTAAAGCAACTGGAAATTATTGGATTGATTGTAGAAAAAGTTTCTGATGACTTGAAAGATGATTATCCACAGTTACATTGGGAAGCTATTGAAAAGTTACATAAAGTGCTAGTACATGAATATTTAGGAATTAACTTCGAACTTGTGTGGGTAACGGCTCGTAAAGAAATTCCTGTTTTGAAAAAACAATTCGAACTTATTTTATCACAAATAGGTTGA
- the menC gene encoding o-succinylbenzoate synthase produces MYSASYKKHRLKFRFVAGTSRGTMTERDTYFIYLSKKDNNKIIGTGEISPLSGLSIDFLPNLENIIIDVCKRIEKASIKSLSDIFALIPDSLPAVRFGFETAFLDLENNGKRIIYKNDFSLNQKPIPINGLVWMGDFEFMQSQLEEKLEQGFSCIKLKIGAINFEKECKLLESIRKRFDENQITIRVDANGAFPANEALKKLEVLSNYAIHSIEQPIMANQWYEMRRLCAETPLPIALDEELIPLVNLEDKKQMLDYIKPQFLIFKPTLLGGLQKTAEWIELCKERNIDWWITSALESNIGLNAISQFVANYNPTLPQGLGTGKLYHNNIESSLEIENGEIFSRRGDKI; encoded by the coding sequence ATGTATTCTGCATCTTATAAAAAACATCGTTTAAAATTTCGTTTTGTAGCTGGCACTTCTCGTGGCACAATGACTGAAAGAGATACCTATTTTATCTATTTATCAAAAAAGGATAATAATAAAATTATTGGAACAGGTGAAATATCGCCTCTTTCTGGATTAAGTATAGATTTTCTACCTAACCTTGAAAATATAATTATTGATGTCTGTAAACGAATAGAAAAGGCTTCTATAAAATCACTTTCAGATATTTTTGCTTTAATTCCTGATTCTCTTCCTGCTGTTCGTTTTGGTTTCGAAACTGCTTTTTTAGATTTAGAAAATAATGGAAAACGTATTATTTATAAAAATGATTTTTCACTCAATCAAAAACCTATTCCTATTAATGGATTGGTTTGGATGGGAGATTTTGAATTTATGCAAAGTCAATTAGAAGAAAAACTAGAACAAGGATTTTCTTGTATAAAATTAAAGATTGGTGCAATAAATTTTGAAAAAGAATGTAAATTATTAGAATCCATTAGAAAACGTTTTGATGAAAATCAAATTACAATTCGTGTAGATGCAAATGGGGCTTTTCCTGCTAATGAAGCTCTAAAAAAATTAGAAGTTCTATCAAATTATGCCATTCATTCTATCGAACAACCAATTATGGCAAATCAATGGTATGAAATGAGACGACTTTGTGCAGAAACTCCTTTACCCATTGCTCTTGATGAAGAACTCATTCCTTTGGTAAATTTGGAAGACAAAAAGCAAATGTTAGATTATATCAAACCTCAATTTCTAATTTTCAAACCTACCTTATTAGGAGGACTACAAAAAACGGCTGAATGGATAGAACTCTGTAAAGAAAGAAATATAGATTGGTGGATTACCTCAGCTTTAGAATCGAATATTGGATTGAATGCCATTTCACAATTTGTAGCCAATTATAATCCTACACTTCCACAAGGATTAGGAACAGGAAAATTATATCATAATAATATAGAGTCTTCTTTGGAAATTGAAAATGGAGAGATTTTTAGTAGAAGAGGCGATAAAATATAA
- a CDS encoding Na(+)-translocating NADH-quinone reductase subunit A has product MNIKTRKGFDINLAGKAALQLGAAEQSETFAIKPTDFVGMHRPKVVVREGDVVKAGTPLFFDKQLEKALYTSPVSGEVVEVKRGDKRKLLEIKILADKQIEYENFTKYSVSDMANLKGEDVKESLLKSGAWINIIQRPYGIVANPDETPRAIFISAFDSNPLAPDYDFLYKNEGQYFQAGIDALKKMVDVPIHLTTNGNAEVSAIFQNVRNVEQHTISGPHPAGNVGVQIHHIDPINRGEVVWTIAPYGVIQMGKLFLDGRYDASKKIAVVGSEVTTPQYYETYIGAKVGKFLKNNLKQDHVRVISGNILTGTAIEKDSYIGFYDNIVTVLPEGDRPRFFLSDGWLAPTSRLSFHRALGLLSFLNPKKERVIDTSLNGEERAFVETGVMEQVVPMDILPLQLVKSIMAEDYDGMESLGIYEVIEEDVALCEFVDVSKHRIQNIVRQGIQLLREG; this is encoded by the coding sequence ATGAACATAAAAACTCGTAAAGGATTCGACATAAACCTTGCAGGCAAAGCTGCCTTGCAATTAGGAGCTGCCGAGCAATCCGAAACATTTGCCATAAAACCTACCGATTTTGTAGGTATGCATCGCCCAAAAGTAGTAGTACGTGAAGGCGACGTAGTAAAAGCTGGAACACCTCTTTTCTTTGATAAACAATTAGAAAAGGCTCTTTATACCTCACCTGTAAGTGGTGAAGTGGTAGAAGTAAAGCGTGGAGACAAACGTAAACTCTTAGAAATCAAGATTTTGGCAGATAAGCAAATCGAATACGAAAACTTTACCAAGTATAGCGTATCTGATATGGCAAATCTGAAAGGAGAAGACGTAAAAGAATCACTTTTAAAAAGTGGTGCTTGGATAAACATTATTCAACGTCCTTATGGCATTGTTGCTAATCCTGATGAAACTCCTCGTGCTATTTTTATTTCTGCTTTTGACTCAAACCCTTTAGCTCCTGATTATGACTTCCTTTATAAAAATGAAGGACAATATTTTCAAGCAGGTATTGATGCACTAAAGAAAATGGTTGATGTACCTATTCACCTTACTACAAATGGAAATGCTGAAGTTTCAGCTATCTTCCAAAATGTACGTAATGTGGAACAACATACTATTTCAGGACCTCACCCAGCAGGAAATGTAGGAGTTCAGATTCATCATATTGACCCTATTAATAGAGGGGAGGTTGTTTGGACTATTGCGCCTTATGGAGTTATCCAAATGGGAAAATTATTTTTAGATGGGCGTTATGATGCTTCTAAAAAAATTGCTGTTGTAGGCTCAGAAGTAACAACTCCACAATATTATGAAACTTATATTGGTGCTAAGGTAGGTAAATTCTTAAAGAATAATCTCAAACAAGACCATGTAAGAGTTATTTCTGGAAATATTTTGACAGGAACAGCTATTGAAAAAGACAGTTATATTGGCTTTTATGATAATATAGTTACTGTTCTTCCAGAAGGTGACAGACCACGTTTCTTTTTAAGTGATGGTTGGCTTGCTCCTACTTCTCGTTTGAGTTTCCACCGTGCCTTAGGTCTTTTATCTTTCCTAAATCCTAAAAAAGAACGTGTTATTGATACAAGTTTGAATGGAGAAGAAAGAGCTTTTGTAGAGACAGGTGTAATGGAACAAGTAGTTCCGATGGATATTCTTCCTCTACAACTTGTAAAATCTATTATGGCAGAAGATTATGATGGAATGGAAAGTTTGGGTATTTATGAAGTGATTGAAGAGGATGTAGCTCTTTGCGAATTTGTAGATGTTTCTAAACACCGTATTCAAAACATTGTTCGTCAGGGAATTCAACTTTTACGTGAAGGCTAG
- a CDS encoding NADH:ubiquinone reductase (Na(+)-transporting) subunit B, whose product MKFLHDILEKQKPMFEKGGKLEKFYYLFEAGESFAFTPPTTTPAKGAHIRDAIDLKRMMMTVVIAMVPALLFGIWNVGYQHFLATGNPDAALLDIIMVGTIQVLPIVIVAYTAGGIVEVIFGIIRKHPINEGFLVTGLLIPLVMPPDIPLWQVALATVFAVVIAKEAFGGTGMNILNVALTARAFLYFAYPTDISGTVWTYLGEGGAKNAVDGYTGATALSIAAEAPVGTSVDTALQSATSGWAGAESLFSFNNMLIGVIPGSIGETSALMALLGAIILIVAGVASWKIMVSGVVGALVMGLIFNLAGSTPFMQMMPHYHLIMGGFAFGIVFMATDPVSAAQTETGKWVYGFFIGLLTVLIRVFNPAYPEGIMLAILLMNVFAPLIDFYVIQANKNRRLKRIHV is encoded by the coding sequence ATGAAGTTCTTACATGATATTTTAGAAAAACAAAAACCAATGTTTGAAAAAGGAGGAAAACTTGAAAAGTTTTACTACCTTTTTGAAGCTGGTGAGTCGTTTGCCTTTACTCCTCCTACCACAACTCCTGCGAAAGGCGCACATATTCGTGATGCCATCGACTTGAAACGTATGATGATGACAGTAGTTATCGCTATGGTTCCTGCTCTTTTATTTGGTATTTGGAATGTAGGCTATCAACATTTCTTAGCAACAGGAAATCCTGATGCTGCTCTTTTAGATATTATAATGGTAGGTACTATTCAAGTATTGCCTATTGTTATTGTAGCCTATACGGCTGGTGGTATTGTCGAAGTTATTTTTGGAATAATTCGAAAACACCCTATCAATGAAGGATTTTTAGTAACAGGACTACTTATTCCACTCGTTATGCCACCTGATATTCCTCTTTGGCAAGTTGCTTTAGCTACTGTTTTTGCAGTTGTGATTGCAAAAGAAGCCTTTGGAGGTACAGGAATGAACATTTTGAATGTAGCTCTTACAGCTCGTGCTTTTCTTTATTTTGCTTATCCTACTGATATTTCAGGTACGGTTTGGACATATTTGGGAGAAGGTGGAGCAAAAAATGCTGTTGATGGTTACACAGGTGCAACAGCATTATCTATTGCAGCAGAAGCTCCAGTTGGAACAAGTGTTGATACAGCTTTGCAGTCAGCTACAAGTGGCTGGGCAGGTGCAGAAAGTTTATTTAGTTTCAATAATATGCTTATCGGTGTAATTCCTGGGTCTATTGGAGAAACATCTGCTTTAATGGCTCTTTTGGGAGCAATTATTCTTATCGTTGCTGGTGTAGCAAGCTGGAAAATTATGGTAAGTGGTGTAGTTGGAGCTTTGGTTATGGGACTTATCTTTAACCTTGCTGGTTCTACTCCTTTTATGCAAATGATGCCTCATTATCACTTAATTATGGGTGGTTTTGCCTTCGGAATTGTCTTTATGGCAACTGACCCAGTATCAGCTGCACAAACAGAAACAGGAAAATGGGTCTATGGATTTTTTATAGGACTTCTTACTGTTCTTATCCGTGTATTTAACCCTGCTTATCCAGAAGGAATTATGCTTGCCATTCTTCTTATGAATGTCTTTGCTCCTCTGATAGATTTTTATGTAATTCAAGCTAATAAAAACCGTAGATTAAAAAGAATCCATGTCTAA
- the nqrC gene encoding NADH:ubiquinone reductase (Na(+)-transporting) subunit C, translating to MSKESNAYIITFAVIMIVVIAATLGFAKEFLKESQTQAVNLDTQKQILSAIVPLSEVGETGEQVNAYYAKHIESIAVDVNGDEKKVNEDGEQIIPEKVSIRKEFKKKDKAEKILPVFKFKDNAGKVTAYILPVYGNGLWDNIWGYIALEPDMKTVKGAVFDHKGETPGLGARIADDDIESRYAGKTIYNDKGELGIEMIKGEGNVEPGSLEGYKVDGMSGATITGRGVNDMLKNYFTLYENYMQKVKKSAYNASSLKEVALVK from the coding sequence ATGTCTAAAGAATCAAACGCATACATCATAACCTTTGCAGTAATAATGATCGTCGTTATTGCTGCAACACTCGGCTTCGCTAAAGAATTCTTAAAAGAATCACAGACACAAGCCGTAAACTTAGATACTCAGAAACAAATTTTGAGTGCTATCGTTCCACTTTCAGAGGTTGGCGAAACAGGCGAACAAGTAAATGCCTATTACGCAAAACACATCGAATCTATTGCAGTAGATGTAAATGGTGATGAGAAGAAAGTAAATGAGGATGGCGAACAAATTATTCCTGAAAAAGTAAGTATCCGTAAAGAATTTAAGAAGAAGGATAAAGCTGAAAAAATTCTTCCTGTCTTCAAATTTAAAGATAACGCAGGAAAAGTAACTGCTTATATTTTACCTGTTTATGGAAATGGTCTTTGGGATAATATTTGGGGCTATATTGCTCTTGAGCCAGATATGAAAACTGTAAAAGGTGCAGTATTTGACCATAAAGGAGAAACTCCAGGACTAGGCGCACGTATTGCTGATGATGATATTGAAAGTCGTTATGCAGGAAAAACTATTTATAATGACAAAGGTGAACTAGGCATCGAAATGATTAAAGGTGAAGGAAACGTAGAACCAGGTTCTTTAGAAGGCTACAAAGTAGATGGAATGTCAGGAGCAACTATCACAGGACGTGGTGTTAATGACATGTTGAAAAACTATTTCACTTTGTATGAAAATTATATGCAAAAAGTAAAAAAATCTGCTTATAATGCCTCTTCCTTAAAAGAAGTCGCTCTAGTAAAATAG
- a CDS encoding NADH:ubiquinone reductase (Na(+)-transporting) subunit D, whose protein sequence is MATETAKSMEATVVKKKSEDLFSKRRRRLVADPLDDSNPITVQVLGICSALAVTAKIAPTLVMATAVMIVVIGSNVIVSLLRNVIPGRIRIIAQLAIVAMLVILVDQVLKAYFYDLAKIVGVYVGLIITNCIIMGRLEAFAMGNKPYDSALDGLGSGLGYAWVILVVAFFRELFGSGTLLDIPIIAPLNEALGVSIPNNGLMTNPVGAFIVIGIIIWVQRYFNGYVEDH, encoded by the coding sequence ATGGCAACAGAAACAGCTAAATCTATGGAGGCTACCGTAGTAAAGAAAAAATCGGAAGATTTATTCTCAAAACGCCGTCGTCGTTTGGTAGCAGATCCATTAGACGATTCGAATCCAATTACAGTACAAGTTTTGGGTATTTGTTCGGCTCTTGCCGTTACTGCCAAAATTGCTCCTACTCTTGTTATGGCAACAGCTGTAATGATTGTAGTAATTGGTTCAAACGTTATTGTATCGCTTTTACGCAATGTAATTCCAGGGCGTATCCGTATTATTGCACAGCTTGCTATTGTCGCAATGCTTGTAATTTTGGTAGACCAAGTTTTGAAAGCCTATTTTTATGACCTTGCCAAAATTGTTGGGGTTTATGTAGGTCTTATCATTACAAACTGTATTATTATGGGACGTTTGGAAGCCTTTGCAATGGGTAACAAACCATATGATTCAGCTCTTGATGGCTTAGGAAGTGGCTTAGGTTATGCTTGGGTTATTTTAGTAGTTGCCTTTTTTAGAGAGCTTTTTGGTTCTGGAACATTACTAGATATTCCAATTATAGCTCCTTTGAATGAAGCATTGGGAGTAAGTATTCCTAATAATGGACTTATGACTAATCCAGTTGGTGCATTTATCGTTATTGGTATTATCATTTGGGTACAACGTTATTTCAATGGTTATGTAGAAGACCATTAA
- the nqrE gene encoding NADH:ubiquinone reductase (Na(+)-transporting) subunit E, producing the protein MDLINIFIRSVFIENMVFAYFLGMCSYLAVSKKVSTAMGLGLAVVFVLGVTCPANYLIQEYLLKEGALAPVLGEEFAKVDLSFLQFITFIAVIASIVQLVEMVIERFSPALYGALGIFLPLIAVNCAILGGSLFMVQKEYDLAQSVVYGIGSGVGWWIAIIALAAIREKMRYSNVPAPLRGLGITFIITGLMGLAFMSFMGITL; encoded by the coding sequence ATGGATTTAATCAATATATTTATTCGTTCGGTTTTTATCGAAAACATGGTCTTTGCTTACTTTTTGGGAATGTGTTCGTATCTAGCCGTTTCTAAGAAAGTATCAACAGCTATGGGACTTGGTCTTGCAGTAGTTTTTGTTTTGGGCGTAACGTGTCCTGCTAACTATTTGATTCAAGAATATTTACTTAAAGAAGGTGCTTTAGCTCCAGTTTTAGGTGAAGAATTTGCAAAAGTAGATTTGAGTTTCTTACAGTTCATTACCTTTATTGCTGTAATTGCTTCTATTGTACAGCTTGTAGAAATGGTTATTGAACGTTTTTCTCCTGCTTTATATGGTGCATTAGGTATTTTCTTGCCACTAATCGCTGTAAACTGTGCTATTTTGGGGGGGTCACTCTTTATGGTTCAGAAAGAATATGACCTTGCTCAATCTGTTGTGTATGGTATTGGTTCTGGTGTAGGTTGGTGGATTGCTATCATTGCACTTGCAGCTATTCGTGAGAAAATGAGATATTCAAATGTTCCTGCGCCTTTGCGTGGTCTTGGTATCACATTTATCATTACAGGACTTATGGGACTTGCTTTCATGTCTTTTATGGGAATTACGCTGTAA